From Drosophila nasuta strain 15112-1781.00 unplaced genomic scaffold, ASM2355853v1 ctg16_pilon, whole genome shotgun sequence, a single genomic window includes:
- the LOC132797669 gene encoding NADH dehydrogenase [ubiquinone] 1 beta subcomplex subunit 2, mitochondrial-like, with product MIGNMKTFRNILATGRAIQSLKCNTQVINRKSHAVSYRSAPPPHSKATKIGAVVVGGTMWWWVIWHLWHEPDHITGEFDYPDAAKWTNIQLGIPRDV from the exons ATGATTGGGAATATGAAAACTTTTCGGAATATTTTGGCAACTGGAAGAGCAATTCAATCTCTAAAATGCAACACACAAGTTATTAATAGAAAAAGTCATGC TGTTTCCTATCGGAGTGCTCCTCCACCTCAttccaaagcaactaaaattgGAGCGGTTGTAGTCGGCGGGACTATGTGGTGGTGGGTTATTTGGCATCTGTGGCATGAACCAGATCATATTACT GGGGAGTTTGATTACCCGGATGCTGCAAAATGGACAAACATTCAATTGGGTATCCCTCGCGATGTGTGA